The Geobacter sp. AOG2 genome includes a window with the following:
- the nifX gene encoding nitrogen fixation protein NifX, with protein MKIAFTTSTGEMIDQHFGQCQDFHIWEVGPDEAAFLTTISAITTADDEEDRIMARASAIADCAIVYTMQIGGPAAAKLVAQKIHPMKTGSEVSLKETVERLQEVLRGNPPPWLRKAMNKEQATSFLED; from the coding sequence ATGAAAATAGCGTTTACCACCTCAACCGGCGAGATGATCGACCAGCATTTTGGGCAGTGTCAGGATTTTCACATCTGGGAGGTAGGCCCGGACGAAGCGGCATTCCTCACCACCATTAGCGCCATCACCACGGCCGATGACGAGGAAGACCGCATTATGGCCAGGGCCTCGGCAATTGCCGACTGCGCCATCGTTTATACGATGCAGATCGGCGGCCCGGCGGCGGCCAAATTGGTCGCCCAGAAGATCCACCCGATGAAAACCGGCTCAGAAGTGAGCCTGAAGGAGACTGTCGAGCGCCTTCAAGAGGTACTGCGCGGCAACCCGCCGCCATGGCTCAGAAAAGCAATGAACAAGGAACAGGCCACATCGTTTTTAGAGGACTGA
- the fdxB gene encoding ferredoxin III, nif-specific, whose amino-acid sequence MAYITALTKDKQEWTPQFIKSIDEELCIGCGRCFKVCAHDVLAFEELDEDDSAKMFMKIENDGNCIGCQACGRTCSKKCFTFEPVSL is encoded by the coding sequence ATGGCTTACATCACTGCGCTCACAAAAGACAAACAAGAGTGGACCCCTCAATTCATCAAATCCATCGACGAAGAGCTCTGTATCGGTTGCGGCCGCTGTTTCAAAGTCTGCGCCCACGATGTTTTGGCGTTCGAGGAGTTGGACGAGGACGATTCGGCCAAAATGTTCATGAAGATCGAGAACGACGGCAACTGCATCGGTTGCCAGGCGTGCGGCCGCACCTGCTCGAAAAAATGTTTCACGTTTGAACCGGTTTCGCTGTAG
- a CDS encoding NifB/NifX family molybdenum-iron cluster-binding protein, with protein MLIAVASKDGKEINQHFGHAERFLIYDVEESEAKLVDEKKVERYCSFNPDNPLRGHALREIADALQGCRAVVTAQMGEHPQGELEKLGITPFAVSGPIKATLVELAKIL; from the coding sequence ATGCTCATAGCAGTCGCATCCAAGGACGGTAAGGAGATCAACCAGCACTTCGGACATGCCGAGCGGTTTCTTATTTACGATGTTGAGGAAAGCGAAGCCAAGCTGGTGGATGAGAAAAAAGTTGAGCGTTATTGCAGCTTTAACCCGGATAATCCGTTGCGCGGACATGCCCTGAGAGAGATTGCCGATGCCTTGCAGGGGTGCCGGGCGGTGGTGACTGCCCAGATGGGAGAGCACCCTCAAGGAGAGCTGGAGAAGCTTGGGATTACCCCCTTCGCGGTATCCGGTCCCATTAAGGCAACACTGGTGGAACTGGCAAAGATTCTGTAA
- a CDS encoding NAD(+)--dinitrogen-reductase ADP-D-ribosyltransferase, with translation MEHGSFNYCNLPPWVIASRHFNENPQPLEIQGVKEANRFLFEKLATIASQEERALIFNDFMSVKFQLHNWQDQATDTARKSIKNSYLRFLRGWMMDSNSIEGAVLKRWVESRMGITPTFHRARISNIHSEAYFDYSVDVMKGSARTNAIQSQLDLLYEYCQYELVRKYPATRTISLYRGTYDASEHSVLEQIGKREQIVRLNNLISFTSDEERAWEFGSTVWQVNVPLSKVFFYNDLLPGSIMKGEGEYLIIGGEYRVRQVMCTL, from the coding sequence GTGGAACATGGTTCCTTCAACTATTGCAACCTGCCCCCTTGGGTTATCGCCTCGCGTCATTTCAACGAGAATCCCCAACCGCTGGAGATTCAGGGCGTCAAGGAGGCCAACCGCTTCCTGTTCGAGAAACTGGCCACCATCGCCTCCCAAGAAGAGCGCGCCCTGATCTTCAATGACTTCATGTCGGTCAAGTTCCAACTCCATAACTGGCAGGACCAAGCGACCGACACCGCCCGCAAAAGCATCAAGAACAGCTACCTGCGCTTTCTGCGCGGCTGGATGATGGATTCCAACTCCATAGAAGGGGCGGTACTCAAGCGCTGGGTCGAAAGCCGCATGGGCATCACCCCAACCTTTCACCGCGCCAGGATTTCCAACATCCACAGCGAGGCCTATTTCGATTACTCGGTGGATGTCATGAAAGGGAGCGCCCGAACCAACGCCATCCAATCGCAGCTCGATCTGCTCTACGAGTACTGCCAGTACGAGTTAGTCCGCAAGTATCCGGCAACACGGACCATATCCCTCTATCGAGGCACCTACGACGCCAGCGAACACAGTGTGTTGGAACAGATCGGCAAGCGCGAACAGATCGTCCGTCTGAACAACCTGATTTCGTTTACCTCGGACGAAGAGCGAGCCTGGGAGTTTGGCTCCACGGTGTGGCAGGTTAACGTGCCGCTCAGCAAGGTTTTCTTCTACAACGACCTGCTTCCCGGCAGTATCATGAAAGGAGAGGGAGAGTACCTCATCATCGGTGGTGAATACCGGGTCCGCCAAGTGATGTGCACACTGTAG
- a CDS encoding DUF2892 domain-containing protein: MKEEYYVERVVRIVAGSFIIISLLLAHFHSPYWLWFTGFVGLNLFQSGFTQFCPMFTILEKLGVPRFPKGCCPTRD, from the coding sequence ATGAAAGAAGAATATTACGTCGAACGGGTGGTCCGCATCGTCGCCGGGTCATTCATCATCATCTCGCTGCTTTTGGCTCATTTTCATTCCCCCTACTGGCTCTGGTTCACCGGTTTTGTCGGCCTTAACCTGTTCCAGTCCGGCTTCACCCAGTTCTGCCCGATGTTCACCATCCTGGAAAAGCTGGGGGTGCCGCGATTTCCCAAAGGGTGTTGCCCGACGCGGGACTAG
- a CDS encoding C-GCAxxG-C-C family protein — protein sequence MFWSQNVQPSSEEVELAQQCRAEAEALYRSGRYHCAEAVLAVIRNHFRPDLPEEVVQMASGFGGGSGSGCICGAVSGGTVALGLTLKENKKQITHLTRELHSWFKGKYGATCCKTIRATNDKGICPVLTGEVAGKIAELLSKH from the coding sequence ATGTTCTGGTCGCAAAATGTACAGCCGTCTTCGGAAGAGGTGGAGTTGGCCCAGCAGTGCCGCGCCGAGGCCGAAGCGCTTTACCGCTCGGGAAGATATCACTGCGCCGAGGCGGTGCTGGCGGTGATCAGGAACCATTTCCGCCCCGACCTTCCGGAGGAGGTGGTGCAGATGGCCAGCGGCTTCGGCGGAGGTTCCGGCTCCGGTTGTATCTGTGGAGCCGTATCAGGCGGTACTGTTGCCCTGGGTCTGACGCTGAAGGAGAACAAGAAGCAGATCACCCACCTTACGCGCGAACTACATAGCTGGTTCAAGGGAAAATACGGCGCAACCTGCTGCAAGACCATCCGTGCCACCAATGACAAGGGAATCTGCCCCGTGCTGACGGGGGAGGTGGCAGGCAAGATAGCGGAGCTGTTATCGAAACACTAA
- a CDS encoding efflux RND transporter permease subunit has translation MKRLGFAGKIAHAFIDSKLTPLIVVASLLLGVFAVKMTPREEEPQIVVPMVDIYLPLPGSSPQEVQERVVKPFEGKLWEIKGVEYLYSMSRPGMGIITVRFLVGQPMEDSLVKLYNKVMSNHGILPPGAGEPLVVPKSIDDVPIMALTLWSQRYDHATLRTLAREICDDLRKSENAAETEIKGGLTRQMRVSLDAPRLAGYGLSPLQVAAALQKGNAELSSGSFTSGNREMLVETGNFLGDEEAVKRLVVGVYNSKPVYLADVAQVTDGTKVPDTYVFMGLGPGAHAKGLTGDPKQDYAAVTISIAKRKGANATWVAEDLLKKVEALKGTLIPSDVQVTVTRNYGETAKEKNNELLFHMFLAALSVTILIALFMGWRAGAVAAIAIPVTLALTMLIFYLIGYTLNRITLFALIFSIGILVDDAIVVVENIHRYFTTTILKPLEAAVRAVDEIGNPTVLATFAVIASILPMGFVGGLMGPYMRPIPVGASMAMLFSMLIAFIVTPYFAYRFMKGESHYGSSEAPEDSKLTVFYRKVMGALIHNVALRYSFLAGVVILLLLSCSLIWFKAVTVKMLPFDNKNELQVIIDAPDGTPLEQTARITREMGDALRSVPEVSDFQLYIGTSAPFNFNGLVRHYYLRKGPNQADIQVNLLRKDERKDQSHTIAKRIRPLLKAVADKYGARVKVAEIPPGPPVLSTLVAEVYGPDDASRAGVAAKIKAILARTAGVVDVDWYREDDQKKVTFTVDREKAALAGIAVADVARTLKIALGGQDVGLLHLPREKEAVTINLRMPVAQRSSVTDLSSIYVSGPGGNVPLSQLVRATTGDEEKTLYRKNLKNVIYVIGDVAGQIEAPVYAILKVGKEIAALPTPDGVKLEVLASRQPWSEAHMGMKWDGEWHITYEVFRDLGLAFGAVMVLIYILVVAWFKDFTTPLVIMAPIPLTLIGILPGHALFGAFFTATSMIGFIALAGIIVRNSIILIDFAEMKRREGMALDEAIIEAGAVRFRPMLLTAAAVVVGSFVIVFDPIFQGLAIAMMCGEIASTTLSRVTIPILYYLVQSWKERHNNKQEA, from the coding sequence ATGAAACGTCTTGGCTTTGCCGGAAAGATAGCCCACGCCTTTATCGACTCCAAGCTGACGCCGCTGATTGTTGTCGCCTCGCTGCTCCTGGGTGTATTTGCGGTCAAGATGACCCCACGGGAGGAAGAGCCCCAGATCGTTGTGCCGATGGTGGACATCTACCTCCCCCTCCCCGGCTCCTCCCCTCAGGAGGTACAGGAGCGGGTGGTGAAGCCCTTTGAAGGCAAGCTCTGGGAGATCAAAGGCGTCGAATACCTTTACTCCATGAGCCGGCCCGGCATGGGGATCATCACGGTGCGCTTCCTGGTGGGGCAGCCCATGGAAGATTCACTGGTCAAGCTCTACAACAAGGTCATGAGCAACCACGGCATCCTTCCGCCCGGAGCGGGTGAGCCGCTGGTGGTACCGAAATCCATCGACGATGTCCCCATCATGGCTCTGACCCTCTGGTCCCAGCGCTATGACCACGCCACCCTTCGTACACTGGCCCGCGAGATCTGTGACGACCTGAGAAAAAGTGAAAATGCCGCCGAAACGGAGATCAAGGGGGGGTTGACACGTCAGATGCGGGTGTCCCTGGACGCCCCGCGATTGGCCGGTTATGGCCTTTCTCCCCTCCAGGTGGCGGCAGCCCTCCAAAAAGGCAATGCCGAACTTTCCTCGGGCTCCTTCACCAGCGGCAATCGGGAGATGCTGGTGGAAACCGGCAACTTCCTGGGGGACGAAGAAGCGGTCAAACGCCTGGTGGTAGGGGTATACAACAGCAAGCCGGTCTATCTGGCCGATGTGGCCCAGGTCACCGACGGGACCAAGGTGCCGGACACCTATGTATTCATGGGGCTTGGGCCTGGAGCCCACGCCAAAGGCCTGACCGGCGACCCGAAGCAGGATTATGCCGCCGTCACCATCTCAATTGCCAAGCGCAAAGGCGCCAACGCAACCTGGGTGGCCGAGGACCTGCTGAAAAAGGTCGAAGCCCTCAAAGGCACGTTGATCCCCTCCGATGTGCAGGTTACCGTAACCCGTAACTATGGCGAAACCGCCAAGGAAAAGAATAACGAACTCCTGTTCCACATGTTCCTGGCGGCGCTTTCGGTCACGATCCTGATCGCGCTGTTTATGGGGTGGCGGGCCGGAGCGGTGGCCGCCATCGCCATACCGGTCACCCTGGCCCTGACCATGTTGATCTTCTACCTGATCGGTTATACCTTGAACCGCATCACCTTATTCGCCCTGATCTTTTCCATCGGCATCCTGGTGGACGATGCCATCGTGGTCGTGGAGAATATCCACCGCTACTTCACCACCACCATACTCAAACCCCTGGAGGCCGCCGTCCGGGCGGTGGATGAGATCGGAAATCCCACCGTACTGGCCACCTTTGCGGTAATTGCCTCGATCCTGCCCATGGGCTTCGTCGGCGGGCTGATGGGGCCGTACATGCGCCCCATCCCGGTGGGCGCCAGCATGGCCATGCTCTTCTCCATGCTGATCGCCTTTATCGTAACGCCCTATTTTGCCTATCGCTTTATGAAAGGGGAATCCCATTACGGCTCCAGCGAGGCGCCTGAAGACTCAAAACTGACCGTCTTTTACCGCAAGGTCATGGGAGCCTTGATCCATAATGTCGCGTTGCGTTACAGCTTTCTCGCTGGCGTGGTGATCCTTCTGCTCCTTTCCTGTTCGTTGATCTGGTTCAAGGCCGTTACGGTCAAGATGCTCCCCTTCGACAACAAGAACGAGTTGCAGGTTATCATCGACGCACCGGATGGAACGCCTCTGGAGCAGACCGCCCGCATTACCCGTGAGATGGGGGACGCCCTGCGGAGCGTGCCCGAGGTCAGCGATTTCCAACTCTACATCGGCACCAGTGCACCCTTCAACTTCAACGGTCTGGTGCGTCATTACTACCTGCGTAAAGGACCGAATCAGGCCGACATCCAGGTCAACCTGTTGCGCAAGGACGAGCGCAAAGACCAGTCCCATACCATTGCCAAACGTATTCGCCCCCTGTTGAAGGCGGTTGCCGACAAGTACGGGGCACGGGTCAAGGTAGCCGAGATACCCCCTGGGCCGCCGGTCCTCTCGACCCTGGTGGCCGAGGTCTATGGCCCTGATGACGCCAGCCGCGCGGGGGTCGCCGCCAAGATCAAGGCGATCCTGGCCCGGACCGCCGGGGTGGTTGATGTGGACTGGTACCGGGAGGACGACCAGAAAAAGGTGACCTTTACCGTTGACCGGGAAAAGGCGGCCCTGGCCGGCATCGCGGTGGCGGATGTGGCGCGGACCCTGAAAATCGCTCTGGGCGGCCAGGACGTTGGGCTTCTGCATCTGCCTCGGGAAAAGGAGGCGGTTACCATCAACCTGCGGATGCCCGTTGCCCAGAGAAGTTCCGTAACCGATCTTTCGTCGATCTACGTCTCCGGCCCCGGGGGTAACGTACCGCTCTCCCAATTGGTGCGAGCCACCACAGGGGATGAGGAAAAGACCCTGTATCGAAAAAACCTGAAAAATGTCATCTACGTCATCGGTGACGTGGCCGGCCAGATCGAGGCCCCGGTCTATGCCATACTCAAGGTAGGAAAAGAGATTGCCGCCCTGCCGACGCCCGATGGTGTGAAGTTGGAGGTGCTGGCGTCCCGTCAACCGTGGAGCGAAGCGCACATGGGCATGAAATGGGACGGGGAGTGGCACATCACCTACGAGGTATTCCGTGACCTGGGCTTGGCATTCGGCGCGGTTATGGTGCTGATCTACATCCTGGTGGTTGCCTGGTTCAAGGACTTTACCACCCCTCTGGTAATCATGGCCCCCATCCCACTAACCCTGATCGGCATCCTCCCGGGGCATGCCTTGTTCGGCGCCTTCTTTACCGCCACCTCCATGATCGGCTTCATCGCCCTGGCCGGCATTATCGTACGTAACTCCATCATCCTGATCGATTTTGCCGAGATGAAGCGCCGTGAGGGGATGGCGTTGGACGAGGCCATCATCGAGGCTGGCGCGGTGCGTTTCCGCCCCATGTTGCTGACCGCCGCGGCCGTGGTGGTGGGAAGTTTCGTGATCGTCTTCGATCCGATCTTCCAGGGACTGGCCATCGCCATGATGTGCGGCGAGATCGCCTCAACAACCCTGTCCCGGGTGACCATACCGATCCTGTATTATCTGGTGCAAAGCTGGAAAGAACGGCATAATAATAAGCAGGAAGCATGA
- a CDS encoding efflux RND transporter periplasmic adaptor subunit, producing MTRFFCLFALALSAASLNGCDGRGHDARQEGNSPAIIVKGIQVETVKASAIPDILEVVGTVKARTSAVVSARIPGAVSMLKVREGERVRKGQILARLDARESGATAAAAVAGADEAQRALDEALARKRLADVTFGRYQRLYDEQAVTRQEFDIKRTEKEVAAQGVARAEARYKQAGEGARAASRMADYMTIVAPISGVVTTRQVDLGSTVFPAQPLMTIDDEGSYLLELALPESLVTKVKAQTPVQVTLDALNVTFNARIAEIVPSADPRSRTFIAKVPLTRKGVTSGMFGRGTVSLGSNSSGILVPGRAIVERGALTSVWVVDQGNVARMRLVKTGKTFGDKVEILSGLSDGERVAVSGAEKVSEGAKVE from the coding sequence ATGACGCGTTTCTTTTGTCTGTTCGCCTTAGCCTTGTCGGCGGCTAGCCTGAACGGTTGCGACGGAAGAGGACATGATGCCCGGCAAGAGGGAAACTCTCCGGCAATCATAGTGAAGGGCATCCAGGTGGAAACGGTGAAAGCCTCTGCGATCCCGGACATACTGGAGGTGGTCGGCACCGTAAAAGCACGTACCAGCGCCGTCGTTTCGGCCCGTATCCCCGGCGCCGTCAGCATGCTGAAAGTACGCGAAGGAGAGCGGGTAAGGAAGGGACAGATCCTGGCCCGTTTGGATGCCCGGGAGAGCGGGGCTACCGCCGCCGCTGCCGTGGCAGGAGCCGACGAGGCGCAGCGTGCCCTGGATGAGGCGTTGGCCCGCAAGCGACTGGCCGACGTGACGTTCGGGCGCTATCAGCGCCTGTATGATGAACAGGCCGTTACCCGTCAGGAGTTCGACATCAAGCGGACTGAAAAGGAGGTGGCGGCCCAAGGGGTTGCCCGGGCCGAGGCCCGCTACAAGCAAGCCGGGGAAGGAGCACGGGCGGCTTCCCGCATGGCTGATTACATGACGATAGTTGCGCCGATCTCCGGGGTCGTAACTACTAGACAGGTTGACTTGGGTTCTACGGTTTTCCCGGCCCAGCCGTTGATGACCATTGATGACGAGGGGAGTTACCTGCTTGAGCTGGCTCTGCCGGAATCCTTGGTAACCAAGGTTAAGGCCCAGACGCCGGTGCAGGTCACCCTGGATGCCTTGAACGTGACCTTCAATGCCAGGATTGCCGAGATCGTCCCGTCGGCCGATCCCCGGAGCCGCACGTTCATCGCCAAAGTGCCGCTTACCCGGAAAGGGGTGACATCGGGCATGTTTGGGCGCGGTACCGTTAGCCTGGGTAGTAATTCCAGCGGCATTCTGGTCCCGGGCCGGGCTATTGTGGAACGCGGAGCTCTGACGTCGGTCTGGGTGGTGGATCAAGGTAATGTGGCCCGCATGCGGCTGGTTAAGACCGGAAAGACCTTTGGCGATAAGGTTGAGATCCTCTCCGGCCTTTCGGACGGTGAGCGGGTGGCGGTATCTGGAGCAGAAAAAGTCAGCGAAGGCGCAAAGGTGGAATAG
- a CDS encoding TolC family protein — protein sequence MKQAFAIITLAVMTAGQATTAFAAQHLTLKEAIGIALEKNHLVKAAGHHAEAARQGVAMAESYYYPSISFEETLAASNAPTQAFMMKLDEARFTQNDFLPNNLNHPSAYHDFRTALTVNQPLYRPSTAPVRELAAKESEKQDLALEAARQDTAFQVFRRYLEVQKAAAQLQAADQAIKDARENMRLATVRRDAGVGLLSDELRARTHLSSVEQRLISARNDLELAKMRLANVIGLNNGQEFDIAEPAAALSPAISSEDLVATALENRKELQQNRADLAKSEAALKLARSAYLPEVGAFASYQMNAKDAPLGADNDAWMAGVSLKWQIFDGFRRSHDRDRATAERAAAAESLEQSSRDIALQVQESRLRREEMGKRLEVARNALRDAEETVRLLTRRFENSLATMVELLDAQNALNQVRSDLAESEANYVLAGGRVYYAAGTFLKEIMK from the coding sequence GTGAAACAGGCATTCGCGATTATTACGCTGGCTGTGATGACGGCAGGACAGGCCACCACCGCATTTGCGGCTCAGCACCTGACCCTGAAGGAAGCCATCGGCATCGCCTTGGAAAAGAACCATCTCGTCAAGGCCGCCGGTCATCACGCCGAGGCTGCGCGCCAGGGTGTAGCCATGGCCGAATCCTACTATTACCCTTCCATCTCCTTCGAGGAGACCCTTGCCGCTTCCAATGCGCCCACCCAGGCCTTTATGATGAAACTTGACGAAGCTCGCTTTACCCAGAACGATTTTTTGCCCAACAACCTCAATCACCCTTCCGCCTATCACGATTTCAGGACCGCCCTTACCGTCAACCAGCCTCTGTACCGCCCCTCGACGGCTCCGGTCAGGGAACTGGCCGCCAAGGAGTCCGAAAAGCAGGATTTGGCGCTGGAGGCTGCCAGACAGGACACCGCCTTCCAGGTCTTCAGGCGCTACCTGGAGGTACAGAAGGCCGCGGCCCAACTACAGGCAGCCGACCAGGCGATCAAAGACGCCCGTGAAAACATGCGGCTGGCAACGGTGCGTCGTGACGCGGGGGTCGGGCTGCTCTCGGACGAGCTCCGCGCCCGAACACACCTTTCTTCCGTCGAGCAGCGACTTATCAGCGCTCGTAACGATCTGGAGCTGGCAAAAATGCGCCTTGCCAACGTCATTGGCCTCAATAACGGCCAGGAGTTTGATATCGCAGAACCGGCGGCAGCCCTTAGTCCGGCCATCTCCTCCGAAGACCTTGTCGCAACGGCCCTGGAAAACAGGAAAGAGTTGCAGCAAAACCGTGCCGACCTGGCAAAATCCGAGGCGGCTCTCAAGCTGGCCCGTAGCGCCTACCTGCCTGAGGTAGGCGCCTTTGCCTCCTACCAGATGAACGCCAAGGACGCCCCCTTGGGGGCCGACAACGATGCCTGGATGGCGGGAGTAAGCCTCAAATGGCAGATATTTGACGGGTTTCGCCGCTCCCATGATCGGGATCGTGCAACCGCCGAGCGGGCGGCCGCCGCCGAGTCTCTGGAACAGTCGAGCAGGGACATCGCCCTCCAGGTACAGGAGAGCCGACTGCGAAGGGAAGAGATGGGCAAGCGGCTTGAGGTCGCCCGCAACGCCCTGCGGGATGCCGAGGAGACGGTGCGCCTCCTGACACGGCGTTTCGAAAACTCCCTGGCCACCATGGTTGAACTGCTGGATGCCCAGAACGCGCTCAACCAGGTACGCTCGGATTTGGCGGAAAGCGAGGCCAACTACGTTCTGGCCGGTGGGCGGGTCTATTATGCCGCCGGAACATTCCTGAAGGAGATTATGAAATGA